A window of Aliarcobacter trophiarum LMG 25534 contains these coding sequences:
- a CDS encoding CvpA family protein: MQDIEVFDLVIILITLLLGLKGLFRGLIKEVFGIIGIIGAIFVASRISTEVGGLLAPVLVIENQSTIKLIGFVVSLIAVWLIVYSAGVVVSKIFSASGLGIIDRIFGFIFGMLKIFLIFSVIAYSLNQVASFKKVIDEKFSNSVMMPHLLSIGSYIIKFDTTAIVNTIDKTIQNATDSSISIQNSIDETKQSIEPALNDIKENVEQLDNLKEDLDSTKDKLEDIRNKDE, from the coding sequence ATGCAAGATATTGAAGTTTTCGATTTAGTTATTATTCTTATTACATTATTACTTGGTTTAAAAGGACTTTTTAGAGGTTTAATAAAAGAGGTATTTGGAATAATTGGTATTATTGGTGCTATTTTTGTAGCATCAAGAATTTCAACAGAAGTTGGTGGACTTTTGGCACCAGTTCTTGTAATAGAAAACCAATCAACAATTAAATTAATAGGTTTTGTAGTATCTTTAATTGCTGTTTGGCTGATTGTTTATAGTGCTGGAGTTGTTGTTAGCAAAATATTTAGTGCTAGTGGATTGGGAATTATTGATAGAATTTTTGGTTTTATCTTTGGAATGTTAAAAATATTCCTTATATTTTCTGTTATTGCATATTCATTAAATCAAGTAGCTTCATTTAAAAAAGTAATTGATGAGAAATTTAGCAACTCTGTTATGATGCCACATTTACTAAGTATTGGTTCATACATAATAAAATTTGATACAACAGCAATTGTAAATACTATTGACAAAACTATTCAAAATGCAACTGACAGTTCTATTTCAATACAAAATAGCATTGATGAAACAAAACAGAGTATAGAACCAGCATTAAATGATATAAAAGAGAATGTAGAGCAACTTGACAATCTAAAAGAAGATTTAGATAGTACAAAAGATAAGTTAGAAGATATTAGAAATAAAGATGAATAA